From Leucoraja erinacea ecotype New England chromosome 36, Leri_hhj_1, whole genome shotgun sequence:
ggagaggaggaggggagggaggagaggaaggaggggaggaggagaagaggggagaggagaggaggagaaggagaggagggaggagggggaggagggggagaggagaggagaggaggagagagagaagagggagagggggaggagagaggatagttgaggagaggaggagaggagggataggaggaggggaggaggagagaggggagagggagcagaggagaggtagaggaggggagaggaggagagagagagaggggaggaggggaggaggtgggagagagaagagagagaggaggggaggaggggaggaggcggAGAGGTTTGGAgcagggaggagaaagaggagggagagaggaggaggaggaggggagggggaggggagagaggagcagatggaggagagtagaggaggggaCATGTTGACTACTTGGTGTCCTCCTTCTTTGAGTTGTGTTGGGTTGTGGAGGACCCATAAGTCAGGAGTGTCTGGGTGCTTTTGTCAGACACAGTCTGTGTGCTGTTATTTCTCATGACTTTCCTGCGGTCCGGGGGCTTGCTTGTGGCCGAGCCCGCGGGCGGGCGGGGACGTGGGTCAGGGTCGGGCGCGGAGGACGGTGGTGTGTGGGCGCTGTCCTTGCCGGTAGCCCTGTCGCTGCGGTCCCCAGTGTTGGCGTTTGGGTGGTAGCGGTGGCGGTGGTGTTATTGATGGCGGTGACCACACTCTCACTCTGCGCCTCGTCCTCCTCATCATCACAACACAGCGCGTGGTACAACACCTTGTCACTGAAGCGGACACGCTCCCTGGTGCCAGTGCTCCGGGGCAGGGCTTTGGGGAAGAGGCCACCACCACCAATCGTCTCCTCGCTGGAAGAGTCCGGCCCATTGGGAAGTAAACCTCCGTTCATCAACCTGTAGTCCGGTTCGGTCGGGGTGGACGGCAGTTCCTTGTCATCGCCCCCTGGGTCAGCTTTGGCCCTCTCCGGAGGCAGCTCCAGGAACGAGCAGAACTCCCAGCTGTCGGAGAGGATGTCCGGGGTGAAGAAGCCCAGTTGGCCGTAGTCCGACAGAGCCCCGCATTGTTCGATGTTCCTCACCGTGTCACTGCTGGACGTACTGCTGATCGTGGCCAGTGTCCAGTCGTCCGGCTCcaactcaaagtcaaagtcacagGTCAGCTTGTCGATCTGCTTGACCACCTGCGGACAAGCGCAACACCGTCACATTAGaatggggtctcgacccgaaacatcgcacattccttctctccacagatgctgcctgtcccactgagttactccagcatctgagagaatggagcagctgggcttgtacaaaatttgaggagggacattcttgctattgagggagcccagcgtaggtttacaaggttaattcccgggatggcgggactgtcatatgctgggagaatggagcggctgggcttgtacactctggagtttagaaggatgagagggtatctcattgaaacatataacattgctaagggcttggacacactagaggcaggaaacatgttcccgatgttgggggagtccagaactgggggccacagtttaagaataaggggtaagccattttgaacggaaacgaggaaacaatttttctcacagagagtggtgagtctgtggaattctctgcctcagagagcggtggggtgcaggaggaggccattcggcccttccagccagcaccgccattcaacgtgatcatggctgatcatccccaatcagtaccccgttcctgccttctccccatatcccctgactccgctatatttaagagccccatctagctctctcttgaaagcatccagagaacccgcctccaccgccctctgaggcagagaattccacagactcaccactcactgtgagaaaagtgtttcctcgtctccgttctaactccatattcttaaactgtgtgtggcccctggttctggactcccccaacatcgggaacatgtttcctgctctagcgtgtccaaacccttaacaatcttatatgtttcaatgagatatcctctcatccttctaaactccagagtgtacaagcccagctgctccattctctcagcaaaagacagtcccgccatcccgggaattaaccttgtaaacctacgctgggctccctcaatagcaagaatgtccttcctcaaattttgcacgcctttggagtgtgggagggaaccggagcacctgaagaaaacccacacggtcactgggagagcgtgcaaacaccatacggacagcacctgtagtcgggatcaaacccgggtctctgccatgtTATCATGTACAAGATTAAGTGAAGTTCTTTTTTCACAGACAGCTCAATAAATAATTACTGTATGAAAACACAATCCCAGTTTAAGTACAAAATGTACCATAGAAATCAGCACAATACGTACAGAAATAGCCGACTGGGAACGTGTACAAGAGTCACCACGTTTGGGGCAAAGCAGGCGGGGCAGTCAGAAGgcagacgcaaaacgctggagtaacccagcgggacaggcagcatctctggagagaaggaatgggtgacgtttcaggtcgagaccccttctcagtctgaagaagggtttcggcccagaaacgtcgcctatttccttcgctccatagatgctgctgcacccgctgagtttctgtggCTTATGCCTAGCAGATCAGGGGGTGGCTCTCATGTGTAAGTAAGTAtggttttattggccaagtatcacatacaattgaatttgccttggtgctccaccccgaAAGGGCCTCACACTTCCTGCACAGGTATAGTTTCGAATGACTCAGACTGAACACTAAAGGATTACGATAGAtataacattaatgataaaagacCATTGATCATATTTTCAACCAACCTTTCTTACCAGAAAGTAGGGCAGGCCTACAGATTCcacatggccccccccccccccactactggTGGATAAAAACCTCTGCCCCCCActgtggctgtggcagctttgaccccCCAAgtagttgccttccagagggaagtgattcaaagagtttgtggccagggtgagaggggtcagagatgataaggataagggggaaatcttttaggaccgagatgagaaaaacattttttttcacacacagagagtggtgaatctgtggaattctctgccacagaaggtagttgaggccacacagttcattggctatatttaagagggagttagatgtggcccttgtggctaaagggatcagggggtatggagagaaggcaggtacaggatactgagttggatgatcagccatgatcatattgaatggcggtgcaggctcgaagggccgaatggcctactcctgcacctattttctatgtttctatccctccaaacctgtcctatccatgtacctgtctaactgtttcttaaacgttgggatagtctcaactacctcctccgacagcttgttccatacataaaAAAATCACCCCCtcagatcctattaaatctttcccttcaccttaaaacctggtcgtctggtcctcgagtcccattggctatatttatgaggacTTCTGTATCTACCCGTGATCGTGGCTAAGGATCTTATACACTGGTATAAAAAGAACCCCTGATACGGCGATCAAAGGAATAGATGatccagccgtgatcatattgaatggcgaatggtgcaggctcgaagggccgaatggcctctactcctgcacctattgtccatgtttctatgatcttgcccgctcgcttcctggcccttgcagtgtacagttcatcaatggggggaaggttgcagaaaATAATCTTCtcaggcttgtaggttacttggcaacGGTAAAATAGCGAAtggcctctagtgtgtgtagggcagtgctagtatacgggggggatcgctggtcggcacgggctgggtgggctgaagggcctgtttccacgctgtatctctaaagcctaaagtcattGTAATTAGACAAGTTCTCTAGATGTTGTTGAGAACTGTGGTAACGTGCAGGATGAAGGATCATGCCACACTGTGCACGCATCGTACACACACATTCTGCAGCTAGCGAGGGTTGCCAATTGTAGACACAAACTGTAACGCCATCATCCCTCCAGTACCATGGTAACCAACATCAGCTGGTGACAGGCAttacagctgtgtgtgtgtgtgtgtgtgtgtgtgtgtgtgtatatctgtgtgtgtgtgtgtatacctgTGACTGCGTGTCTACATGTGTGTATATCAGTGTgtttgtgtatcagtgtgtgtgtgtatcagtgtgtgtgtgtatctgtgtgtgtgtgtgtatctgtgtgtgtgtgtatctgtgtgtgtgtgtgtgtgtgtgtgtgtgtgtgtatatctgtgtgtgtgtgtgtatctgtgtgtgtgtgtgtgtgtgtgtatctgtgtgtgtgtgtgtgtgtgtgtgtgtgtgtgtgtgtgtgtgtgtgtgtgtgtgtgtgtgtgtgtgtgtgtgtgtgtgtgtgtgtgtgtgtgtgtgtgtgtgtgtgtgtgtgtgtgtgtgtgtgtgtgtgtgtgtatctgtgtgtgtgtgtgtgtgtgtgtatgtgtgtgtgtgtgtgtgtgtgtgtgtgtgtgtgtgtgtgtgtgtgtgtgtgtgtgtgtgtgtgtgtgtgtgtgtgtgtgtgtgtgtgtgtgtgtatctatgtgtgtgtgtgtgtgtgtttgtgtgtgtgtgtgtgtgtgtgtgtgtgtgtgtgtgtgtgtgtgtgtgtgtgtgtgtgtgtgtgtgtgtgtgtgtgtgtgtgtgtgtgtgtgtgtgtgtgtgtatgtgtgtgtgtgtgtatctacacaaaatactggagtaactcagcaggacgggcagcatctctggagagaaggaatgggtgacgtttcgggtcgagacccttcttcagactggttagggaatagggaaacgagagatatagacggtgacatggggagataaagaacaatgaatgaaagatatgcaaaaaggtaactgggatgggagacaaaagtgctggggaaactcagcgggtgcagcagcatctatggagcgaaggaaataggcgacgtttcgtgtcgaaaccctgaaggaaataggcaacgtttcgggtcgaaacccgtaagggtttcggcccgaaacgttacctatttccttcgctccatagatgctgctgcacccgctgagttcctccagcatttttgtccaccttcgattttccagcatctgcagttccttcttaaaaactgcagatgctggtttacactgaaggtagacacacacacacacacacacacacaagatgctggagtaactcagcgggacaggcagcgtctgtgaggggagagggaaggggtgaggtttcggattgagaccccagggatgttgcctgtcccgctgagtgactccagcatcttctgccCATCTCCAGCCTGCACCTTGAGCACTGGGGCTGAGAGCTCAAACTAGCAATCCTCTTACAAGGTTttaccccccatctcccctctcttcccccccccccccctccttctctggtGCAAGTGGTGATATGCGGCAGATGCCAAATTAAATCCTAGATCCTAGTTTAATAGAGAAtttgaaaggggaggggggggtttataATTTATGAGTGGAAAGGCTCtgcggcgagagagagagagagagaggacagagatagagagggagagagagagagagaggagagagagaggagagagagagagagagagagagagggaagagagagagagagagagggagagagagaggagagagagagatggagagagagagggggaggggggagaagtgaatgagagaaagagggagagagggagagaggagagatggagaggggggagggagagagaggagagggagagatagaagagatggagaggggagggagagagagaggtaaagagagaaggagagagatagacagagagagacagagagagggaaagggaaaaagagacagggaaagagagagagaaatagagagagagagagagagagcgaacgagagagagagagatagagagagggaaagagagagagagggagagaaagaggggagagagagagagaggggaagagagagagagagagagagagagagagagagagagagagagagagagaggacagagagagagagagagggtgggggatagagagagggagagagagagaggagagagagagagagagagagagagagagagagagagagagagagagagagagagagagagagagagagagagagagagagagagggagagagagagagagagagagatggagggagagagagagagagggggagagagagagagagagagatagagagagagagagggagagaaga
This genomic window contains:
- the insyn1 gene encoding inhibitory synaptic factor 1; translated protein: MSSSCRPAQQPREPPPRLSVREAIRNRMKMVIDQLEVILQELKAVAKELKEVVKQIDKLTCDFDFELEPDDWTLATISSTSSSDTVRNIEQCGALSDYGQLGFFTPDILSDSWEFCSFLELPPERAKADPGGDDKELPSTPTEPDYRLMNGGLLPNGPDSSSEETIGGGGLFPKALPRSTGTRERVRFSDKVLYHALCCDDEEDEAQSESVVTAINNTTATATTQTPTLGTAATGLPARTAPTHHRPPRPTLTHPPDRRKVMRNNSTQTVSDKSTQTLLTYGSSTTQHNSKKEDTK